AAAATGGTGTCTCACCTGAAGGGATATTTGCAGAAAATCCTGGCGAACCCCGGAAAATACGAGTTTTGCAAACAGCAACCCTGTAAAAGCCAAATGCAACTCAACGCTTTAATCGCTTTGGAAGAATTAGGAGACAAACGCAATACTTTCCTTGCAGATATCTATCAACAGCGTAAGGCTTTCGATACAGTCACGCAGATTAAATTAGCGCGGTATTTATCCCAGTTTAGCGAATGGCAAGACGAGTCTGGGCAACTTTTGAATCAGCTACAACAATATATATACGAAACTGGTCGCACCGCAACTGTGAGTTTACCCCGCAGTTGGGGATGGATGAATTCACCGACAACAACGCAAGCACAAGCTTTACGGTTGTTTATTTCCCAACAGGCGAAACCAGAAGTTGTGGATAGACTATTGCAAAGTCTACTCTCACTGCGACGGGATGGCACATGGCAAACTAGTTATGATAACGCCCAAGCGCTGACTGCTTTGGTAGAATACGCTCAACTAGAACCGACATCACCGAATTTTGTCGCTACTGTGCAATTAGCTGGGAGAAAACTAGGAGAAGTAAAATTTACACGCAGTAGCAATCTTAGTGCAGAGATTAAAGTACCTATGGATAAGCTACCCCGTGGACGTTATGATTTGCAACTACAAAAATCCGGTCAAGGGAATTTGCATTATCTCGTTGCTTATCGCTATCGCTTACAAGGCAATCAACCAGGTAAGTATAATGGTTTACGAGTATCGCGTGGAATTCGCGGTATTGATGAGCAAAAAGTCCTGCAAAAAACTAATATTTACGCTCTTGATAAAGCATTGGCTTTAAAAATAGGTCAAGTTTTTGACATTGACTTAGAACTCATTGCTGATCATCCTGTAGAACATGTGGTGATTACAGATCCCCTCCCAGCAGGATTTGAGGCGGTAGATGAAAGTTTTCAAACAGCCAATTCTGCATTACAAACACCAACCGACAGTTGGAAACTGGGGTATAAAACAATCTATCGCGATCGCATTGTTGTCTATGCAGATCACTTAGAACCTGGAGTTTACAATTTGCATTACTTGGTACGTTCTGTCACACCTGGCACTTTCACTTATCCTGGTGCAGAAGCACACCTGCAATATGCGCCAGAGGAATTTGGAAGGGTGGCGGAGTCTACGTTAGTGTTGGAGGAGAAATAGGTAAAAAGCGATCGCACTAAGGTTCAGCTTCAAGGAGAAACTTTATGCATCAAGTAGATATGATAGTGCTAAAGGTGTGATTGAGATATCTGAGAAGTTTGACGAACCCAGAAAAATTTATTTTTGATTAACTTAATTGGTGGACAACCTAAATCCAGGAAGTCCCTCACCTTGCTGTATTTTGGCTTTTGTTTTTGCAATTGCATTTGGCAGCCAGCTACTTGGATCAAAAGCATCGAAGATTTTATAATTAGCTCGATGCTCCCAAATATATTCCTGATCTCTAAGCCAGTCTTTCCATTGAGATTGACCTATGATTCCATCACGCGCCTTCAGCAAATTTTCCACTACAAGGCGTTGTCCTTACTCAACTCCTCGGCGTTCTGTTTGTTCTTCCCATTTTAAATAAGCTTGCGACAATGTCATAATCAACTCCCGGTCTTCTTCATCTTGATCTGTGCTTATCTCTATGGTAATCTTCCAGTTTGCCAGTAGCCTTAATGCTGTGGAACGCCAAGGATCGTCGTTAGGTAAAGCAATCACCTCATCAATTGCTTGTTTTTGTACAGCACCTTTACCCAAAATTCTCAACCAAAGTGTTTCCTGATTACGGGGTAACTGGTTGATGGTAATAATCGCTGTCTTCAAATAATCCGGGAAAAAATAGACTCCTTCTAACCAACTATCACGTACTTTGCCACCAAATCCGTTGACTATGGAATCTGAGGCTGAAGATGCAAGAATCCATAATTGCGGAAGTTCAGTTTCAGGAATGGTACGTTCTTCTTCTCGTTTGGTTTTGTGCTGAGAGTCAGCGTGTACCAAAAATAATTTTAGTAAGCAATTTCGTACTTCTGTTGGTGTAGGTTGGTTGCGGAACGGTTCGATAAAACAGGGAGTAACAGCCATTCTACCCAATAAACCTAAATCTACGGGATTAATTGCAGGCTGTGAGGAAGGAACAAATCAAATATCAACAAAACGTGATTCTTCAGGAACTTCTAAACTTCTTTCGACTTTGCCAAGAGGAGTCAGGAATTCTTCAAGAAATTGCTTAGATAATTGGTCAAAAGGGATTCTGGTCATTGCGTAGTTTTTCTGTACTACTATTCTCTACCACGTTGGTGAAAAAATTGCTATACCTGGATAGCAATACCATAATTGCAGCAGCCAAATAGGTTTTTTCAAATGGAACTTTTTACGATTGGACACTCTAATTACAGCATTGAAACATTTATTACACTGCTGCAAAAGCACCAAATCACAGCTTTGGCGGATGTGCGATCGCATTCTTATAGCCGTTATCTACCTCATTTCAATTACGCAGAATTGAAGCTGGCTTTACTGAATGCAGGTATTCACTACGTATTTTTAGGACGTGAATTGGGAGCAAGACCAAGTGATTTAAGTTGCTATGTTGAAGGTAAGGCGGTATATGAAAAAATTGCATCCACTCAACAATTTAAAGAAGGTATTCAGTGCTTATTAAAAGGAGTAGAAAATTACAGATAAAAATTAGTTGCAGAATTTAAAAAACTCAATTATTTTTCGCTTCCAGAAAGCTATGCAGGAGGTTCTACAGATATGCCTTCTGCTATCACCTCAATCACGATTGGTAAAACTCAAAAATCTGTCAATCACTATCTTGGTTCTCCCAATGCACCGCAGACACTAACAGCCTTAGAAAATAAAATAGATGCTGTTGCCAATTCTCAGCAATGGACTGGTGTTAAAAACCAACCAATACCAAATCCTAGTGATTATAACTCTACTCAATTGCAAAAGAATCGCCAATTATGGAATCAGCAAAAGCTTTCCCACTATCGCTATACATTTCGTAGGAGTTGCTTTTGTGCGCCTAAAGCAACTGAACCAGCAGTTATTGAAGTTCGTAATGGTAAAGTGGTTTCCATCACTGATGCAAATACTGGTAAGCCAGTTGGTTCAGAAATCTTCCAAAAATATAATTCAATTCCTAAGCTTTTTGATGTGATTCAAAATGCGATCGCAAGAAATGCATCCAGCTTAACGGTAAAATATAATCCGAAACTTGGCTACCCTACTCAAATTAACATCGATTACGACCAGCAAATGGCCGACGAAGAAGTATATCTCACAATTGAGAAGTTAGAAGCGATTAACTAAAATCCATTTTTACTAAAGCAACTTTCCTCTATCCCCTTGTAGGTATAGAGGAAAGTTACCCCGTCGTGGTAATGAGTAATCGGTAATAGGAAAACCAATTACCAATTACCAATTAATTTATTGATTGTTGTTTGGTGCTGGTGTTGCTGGAGCAACTTTGACATTTTTTGCATCCACACTTTTAACACCTTTAATTTCTTGTGCTAAAGTGGGGACTTTATTTAATTGCTCTTGAGTAGGAACTGTCCCAGCTATTTTAACAACACCATCTTCGGCGTCAACAGTTAATTGGCTAGCTGGTAAATTTGCCTCTAGTTTTCCACGAACTTCGCTTTCTAGATCATCATCATTTCTATCTGCGTCACCGTCGGTAATGTTGTTACGTTGCTCCCTTGCGCGAATATCAGACTCTATTTGATCTTTACGAGTTTCACTAGTAGCGTCTTGTTGGTTTTGTTGAGCTGTTTGCTGTGTTGGCGCGCTAACGTTTTCGTTTGCATTGTCAGGAGCATTTGTACTGGTTCTAGAAGGTGGTTCGCAACCTGCTGCACCAATAACTAGAATACCGCCAAGCAAGAATGGAATAAGTTTTTTCATTTGTGTCTCTCAACTGAAAATTTTTGCAGTTATTTTGATCTGTGTGCAAGGTTGAGGAGCAAACTTATTTAAGTTAGTCAATTGTCAATTGTTAGTAATTAGAAAACAATCAACAACTAACAACTATTAACTAGAGAGTTGAATCGCGGCGATCAATGATAGTGACTTTGGGGTCATTATCAACAACATTTGGACGAACATCAGTGCGAGTAGTATCAACCGCAGATGTTGCAGGATTTACATAACCACTATCAGCATTAGCAACTGGTGCATTATAGATACCAAACTCCTCGATACCGCGATTTCTAAGAATACTTTCAGCGCGACGGATTTCTTCTTCTGTGCCTTCTACAATCACTAGATAATCACCACGGGAAACGCGATCATTGTAAACCCTAGCTCGTTCTTCAGGGATTCCCAAACCAATTAATGCACCTAATAACCCGCCAGCAGCTGCACCAATACCAGCACCCGCAGCAGTTGTGGCTAAGGTTGTGGCTAACTCGCCTGCAAGCAATATCGGGCCAACACCAGGAATCGCTAAAGTACCCAAACCTACGAGTAATCCAGTTAAACCTCCTAGAATACCACCTGTAACTGCTCCAGCAGTAGCTCCTTCATCAGCTTTATTACCAACACGTTCTTGGGTATTAACACCAGCAAGATCACCAGTGCGATCGCTGTCTTTAACGATGACAGAAACTTTATTCATGCTAAAGCCGGCGTCTCTGAGTTCTGTGAGCGCATGTTCAGCTGCATTACGGTTAGAAAATACTCCAACTGCACGTTGATGTTTCCCCACAACCATTTTGTAATCCTCCATTAACTTAAGCTTGTTTATGCTTACATACTGTTTTGCCTTGTTTTGAAATTATTTCCATCGTTCTCAGGTGTAAGCAGGTTATCTATCAACAGAGAGGTTATTTCAAGGTGGGGAGGTGAGGAGTGTGAGGAGTGTGAGGAGTGTGAGGAGTGTGTAGACGCGCTTTGCGCGGCTTCCCGTAGGGTGGGGTGTGGGGAGTGTGTAGACGCGTAGCGGCTTAAGGTAACGGTGGAGTGTGGGGAGTATGAGGAGTAGTAAATCATTAACAACTACTAACTACTAACAACCAACAACCAACCACTACTAATAACATCAACGGAAATTGCGCCTCTATTGTTCGGTTATACGACTTTCACCATTGCACAAAGATCGATAACCTCGTAAGTAACAGTGAAAAAGTAGTGAAAATTCTGCCTTAAACGCTGGATGTCGCTGTTGAACTAAGGGGTGAATACCTGTGTACAAATGGATCTTGCCTAGTCTGAGCGAAGTATTAGTCGATAGTCAATCGAATATGGGTTTTGGTTCATCTGCAAAGGCTCAGCAACAGTGGCGCTTATGCGTGGCGGCTACACAACAATTGCTGTTAGATGCCTTGACAACGCTTGATGGGGATGTAGCACAAGGATTGGTTTTAGCTGCGCCAGCACCTGTGTTTGATGATCCTAAGTTGACTCAAAAGTTGCAGTCAATAACTTTTACAGCAGAACCTTTTAATCATTTGGCACTAATGCCATTTCAAATGTCTGATCAGGAAGTTGCGATCGCAGCAGAAGCAACTATCTGTAATAAGTCAATTTTACCTTTGCTAAAAACAGATCCGTTAGCAAAAGAGCAGTTTTGTCTGATTTTTACGAAAAAATTTAGATTAGTTCTAGTTTTAGCAGAAGAAAACGGTCAAAAAGCGTTCTTCTTTTCCTTTGATTCAGAGGTGGTGCAGCAGGCGTGGCGGGCGTTGAGCGCACGGGTAATGTTAAATAATCCTAATTTGTTTGCTGAACTCGAGGAGACGGTACAGAACTATTACCCTACTGCACCAGATTATCGCACGATCATGCAGTTTAGCCAATTGTTGCTAGCAGAATTACCGGAGCAAGAAGGAACGAGGGACTGGGGACTAGGAGCAAGGGAAGCAATAGAAGGATCGCTTGAGCAAGATCAAAAAGCTGAGATTAATTCCTGTTACTCTGCATCACCCAAACATGATGTGGAAATGCTGCAAGCTTTTGCTCATGAAGTCCGTACTCCTTTGACAACTATTCGCACTATCACTAGACTATTGCTAAAACAGCGCGATTTACCTACCAACGTTATTAAACGATTGAAAGTTATTGATCGTGAGTGTACCGATCAGATTGACAGGATGGAATTGCTGTTTAGAGCAGCCGAACTAGAAACATCTGCTACAGATAAAGCTACAAGTACTCAATTGACAGCAATGAGTCTGGAGCAGGTGTTGCAAGCAAGTATTCCCCGTTGGCAAGAAGCAGCTAGTCGACGTAACTTGAAGTTGGATGTAGTTTTACCCCAGGATTTGCCGACTGTAGTTAGTAATCCTACCATGCTCGACCGGGTTCTCACAGGTTTGATAGAAAATTTCACTCGCAACTTACCTACGGGTAGCCATATTCAAGTACAGGTTATTCCTGCTGGCGATCAATTAAAGTTGCAATTACTGCCTCTGGTGGGAGACAATGACGCAGCAGTTGTATCAAACTGTGCGCCACCAATTCGCAAAGCTCTTGGCCAATTACTGATGTTCCAACCAGAAACTGGTACAATTAGCTTGAATCTCAATGCAACTAAGCATTTGTTTCAAGCTATTGGTGGAAAATTGATTGTGCGTGAGCGTCCCCGTTATGGAGAGATTCTAACAGTCTTCTTACCTTTGGAAGGATCGGAAAAGCAAGGAAATTCTAAGTTCAAAATTCAACATTCAAAGGTATAAGAGGTGTTGCAATTTGTAAATGTCTGTGATCGCATATCGAAATGATGTAGCAGTTCTATGTACTCATATGAATGGACTTGAATTCCTCAGTCGTCTGCAACAGCAACCGCAGGCAGGGTGTAGATCTGTGATAATTCTGACATCTGGAAGTGTGCAAATCTACGGTCAGATGGCGCAACACCTGGAAGCGATGCCTATCTTACCAAACCTTATGTAGAACAGGAATTTATTTCTACAGTGGAACGTTTTGTGAGTGCTGGTAAGTTAACACATTGCTAGATAATGTCTGCTTAAATACTTATATTATCCGTTGGGGTCGGTAATTGATAATAGGTAATTGGTAATAATTGGTTATTTTTCACTATGCTCAATGCCCAGACCGTATATCATAAGCAATTAGTCAGACATGATATCATCTGTAAAGCTTATCTCCCGATAGATTAGGCCTTCTTCCTCAAGACAGATGTGGTGAGAAGTAATAATTCTCTATTTGCGGGGTTGCAATTTGTAACAAGAATCTGAGAAAATGAGAAAAATATGAAAAAAATTAGATCAAACTACTGCCTGTGAAACTTGATTCCGTACCCATGAGTGCCGCTAGTACATCTCAGTACAACTCTGTAGAAACTCGCCCTAGCGCATCTCTGTATTCTACAACTCAGCAAAAAATAGCAGAAAATATTGATAGCAATACGAGTATTACTACAGTTACTTCACCATCACCTACTGTTGTAGATTGTACTCAAAAGCAGACACCCATAACTATTTTCGCCACAACTTTCTTAACCATTTTTCTAGCGGAAATCGGTGATAAGACACAGCTATCCACTTTACTTATGAGTGCAGAATCACATTCACCGTGGGTTGTTTTTGTCGGTTCCGCAGCAGCACTGATTACTACTAGCTTATTAGGTGTACTTCTAGGTAGTTGGATTGCTAGTCGCCTTTCTCCAAAAACTGTAGAAAAAGCAGCAGGAGTAATACTACTGTTGATTTCCCTGATGCTGTTTTGGGATGTAATTTATTAATTGTTCTTTGTTGGTGGTTGTCTGTTAGTTAGAAAACTTCAAACAACCATCAACTAACAATCAACAACCACTAATCAATAAAATTATGAACTGGCATCTTTTAGGATTAAGCTTTATCACCGTTTTCCTCTCTGAGTTAGGCGATAAAAGTCAACTAGCTGCGATCGCCCTTTCCGGTCGTAGCCAATCTCCTCGCGCTGTATTCTTGGGAACTGCCGGTGCGTTACTGTTAACTAGTTTATTGGGAGCATTAGCAGGTGGGGCTGTGGCAGAATTTTTACCCACAAGGTTGTTAAAAGCGATCGCTGCTGTGGGATTTGCCATACTTGCTGTACGCCTGCTGTGGTTTAATAATGAAACTTCTCAAGATGAGTTGTAGAGACGCACTATCTGTGGTGCGTTTCTACAAATTCTATTGCCGCCAGCACCAGCTTAAAAGTGTACCACCAGCTACTAATTTGGTCACTTCCAATAGCCAATAACCGCCATGCAATAAATTCATATTGGCTGGTACTTCTGCTGTCGTCTCAAACAGGTTTAGTTGCATTCCGATAGCAGACATTTCTGGTGTTAACCAATATGTGGTAGTTAGTGATATGGCTAACAGCAGTATCGATAAAACCAGACTACCAGACCGCCATTTGGATTGAGTTTGATTAAGAGCTAAAACACCAGTTAATACCAAGCTAGCTGCTAATAATTCTATACGGTTAAAATTCCAGAAAACAACATAACCTGCCGTAGCAAAACTGGCTTGTGTGATCATACCAGACACATAAAGACTAGGCATAATCACCCAGTCTAAAAGCAAACTAGCACTGAGCCAGAAGCCTAAAGTTAGCATTACAATTGATTGCCAAGTCGAACGCTTGAAGCCGAAACTAGAAACGGTATTCATAATGAATGAATAATTGCTTGTATTTATAGTTCTAGTTTCTAACTTAATAAGTTAATTTGACAACTAATTTCAATTATCTTTTACATTTAGATGGGAAAAAGTATATATACTTACGTAGTCAGTCATTCTAAAATTGTTTGAAAAGCCATATTGCATACTTACTGTGATTTCGATAAATATTATTCATACCAAGCAATTGAGTTGCCCGCAAGTAAACTGCTTCCATCAGTAATCAGGTATTGCTCACTGATAACTGATAACTGATAACTGTAAAAGTGGCTAACTAACAACTAAATTAAGAATGTTTGCAAATATATTAAGTAATAAAAATGGAAGTTAATTTTGCGTGATAAAATATATTAGACAAATAATAAAAATTAGTTTTATACCTTAAGGCTAACTTAGCCACATAAAGCAATGCGCTTTCCATTTTTATTAGGTACAGCACTAACTTTAGTGATAGCGATCGCACCAGATGCTGTCCTTAAAACTCAAGCAGTGCAGCTCAGAGACGGTACAGTATATTTTGTACAACCTCCTTCGCTTCAAGGAGCAACTACCACCTACAAAACAACATATGCCTGGGGTGCAACATATTATTTCACAATCAATTTGCCTGAAAATGCTGGAGAACCACTGCAAAAAATTACCATAAACCAGTATGAAGGAGCAGATCGTGTTCGCTTTGACTTAGAAGACACCGTCGCTTTTGAAGGTCAGCCTCGCCATAAAGGAGAAAAACTGCAACTCCAAGATGTGACAAGCGATCGCAAAACAAGAACAGTATCACTGACTTTTGATCCACCAATACCACCAGGTAAAACTATCACTATTGGTCTGAAACCTTACCAAAATCCAGGAGTTAGCGGGGTTTATCTTTTTGGTGTCAAAGCCTTTCCTGCGGGGGAGAAAAGTTACGGGCAATTTCTTGGTTACGGACGCTTGCAATTTTATAGTCCGACTTTCCTTTAAATGGTAGAAACCTTTTACCTTTTCGCCTACACTCTCCCACTGCCAAACCCCGAAAAATAAAACTTTATACTTGAAGAAGAAAGAGTAGTTTTCAATAGGAGGGGAGAGCAATGGCTCCCAATCCCGCCATCATGCAAGCTGTAGAACGGTTGGGTTATCGTGTCACAGTGGGCGATGTGGCATCCCAGGCAGGATTAAATGTCGAGATCGCAAGTGTTGGACTATTAGCACTTGCATCTGAAGCTGGCGGACATATGCAGGTAGCAGAATCAGGCGATATTGTTTACCTGTTTCCGCGCAATTTTCGAGATATTTTGCGTAACAAATACTTGCGGTTGCAGTTGCAGGAGTGGTGGAGAAAAATCTGGAGTGTCCTATTTTATATAATCCGGATTTCTTTTGGTATTTTACTAATAGCTTCTATCGCCTTAATTTACATCACTATCCTCGTGATTATTATATCTGCTAACTCTGATCGCGATAGTGGCGATCGCGGTGGTGATTTTGGCGTGGGGTTTTTCTATTTTCCTGACTTATTTTGGTATTTCAGTCCCAACTACAACAACAAGTACCAAGAAAGACAACAGGAACGAAGACAAAGCGATCTGAATTTTTTGGAAGCAGTATTTTCATTTTTGTTTGGTGATGGCAACCCCAATGCCAACTTAGAAAAACGTCGTTGGCGAGGAATTGCAGCGATAATTCGCAATCATAAAGGCGCAGTGGTAGCTGAACAAATATCTCCATACCTTGATGATATTGGTGAAACATATCAACAAGAGTATGAAGACTATATGCTGCCAGTTTTGACTCGATTTAATGGTCAGCCAAAAGTAAGTCCAGAAGGGCAAATCGTATACTATTTCCCAGATTTACAAGTAAGTGCTGCGAAAAAACGCGATCGCTCAATATCACCTTATCTAGAAGAGTTACCCTGGCGTTTTAGTGCAGCTTCTTCCGGACAAATTCTCCTCAGTGCTGGGTTGGGTGTAGTCAATATTGTCGGTGCTTTAATTCTGGGAAGCTTGTTAAGAGATGGTACAGCAGCAGCAGTTTTAGGCGGATTAGTAGCTTTTGTCCAAGGAATTTATTGGCTGCTGTTAGCTTATGGTATTGGTTTTTTGGGAATACCTTTAGTACGTTATTTCTGGATTCAATGGCGTAATCGTAAAATAACTGAACGCAACCGTATTAGACAAGCACGAGCCAGAGTGTTAGCAAGTGCAGATACTCAATTGCAACAAAAAATAGCCTACGCAGGACAGTTTGCAGCCGAAAAATTTGTTGGTAAAGAAGATTTGGTATATTCTACTGAAACCGACTTGCTAGAACAGGAAGTAGAGCATAGTGATCAAATTGACGCAGAATGGCAGAAGCGTCTTGAGGAAGGGAGGAGGGAATAGGAGATGGGGAGATGGGGAGATGGGGAGTGTGGGGAGTGTGTAGACGCGTAGCGGCTTAAGGTAAGGGTGGGGTGTGAGGAGTAAACAACTAACCACTAACTACTAACCACCCCATTGTGAAAAGGGGTTTTTAACTAAATTACTGTTGAAATATCTGGGGTCTTCTGAAACTTCTTCACCAATCCAAGGTGGTAGTTCAATTTGTTGTGTTTCTTGAGTGAGTTCCACTTCTGCTAATATTAGCCCTTTATTAACACCTTCAAACTCGTCTACTTCCCAAATTAAACTACCCCAGTCTATCTTATATCTAGTCTTTTCTATTAAAGGGCGATCGCACAACTTATCTAGTATTTCCTGAGCATCTTCAATCGGAATAGAATATTCAAACTCAGACCTAGAGCATTTTACACTGGGGCCTTTTATCGTTAAATAACCTTGGTTGCCTACTATGCGGACACGCACAGTAGCTTCTTTTTGTGTAGCAATATATCCCTGACGATATACACTGCCTTCAGCCAATTTTCTCCAATCATTTCCTTTAACTAAAAATTTACGCTCTATTTCTTTCGCCATAATAATCCCTTCATTAGTTGGTGTTTTGTTGGTAGTAGTTATTAGTTATTTTTTGTATAGATAAATGTAATTTTGACATATAACGTCAATTTACTAAGAGCGATAATATTTCAATAGTAATAAATAATTAACAATCAGCAATTACCACTCAACCATCAACGCATAATCTATCTGTTTTATCTGTGTTTATCTGTGTGTATCGGTGGTCGCTTTCTAAAACGAAATTGTTTCACCACCTTAATTCACATCAGACGTAATTTATATTTATTTACATATCATATTGATTTCTGGAATTTTATTTAGCTATCTAGTAGTTCTATCTAAGCTTAAGTTTTTTTGAGAATTGTTTGGGTCTTGCCTTAAAAGTGCATAAATTGATTTAACTGCATCATATAGTTAAATCAGGAAATTTTTGAGAAATTTTGAAGTATTCCCAAGCATTAGTGTGGTTGATGAAAAAGCTTGTCATAAACTCTACTCTATAAAGGAGAATTTATATGTCGAAGAATGCCGAGCATGTATTTGTAGATATTGTAGAGACTAATCACAAATCAGTAGTTCAAAGATATCTACAAAATCCTTTTTCTATTGCATGGTCAAAATTGTCTGCCTTAACACAATCTACCCGCAGCCGCACAGCAGAAGTACAGCAAGATAATCAATCCGAAGAAGACAGACCAGATTCTACCCCAGATCGATATTTATACCGTCCCTTCACAGATCGCATCGATCCATCGCTTTACTATGCGATTTTCTTTCACAACCAACACTTATAAGCTTAGGTGAATAGAAATTAAAAGAAATTAAAAGCTGTTTATTTATCCAGTCAGCTTACGTTTGTACCCATGAGTAGCCATCATTCGTGAACGATAGGCAAATCACTAGCTTTGTTATTCCCATAGAAAATAAGCAGCTTTTACTTTTTACAACCATATCACTACCTCATTTTAGTGAAGCCTATACTAAAAATAGGGTAAAGGTTGAAGGGACGACAAGCTAGGTAAAGTACTTGCTGTATGAGATTCATGCTTGATAGTGAAATTTTTTATAGGGATGGTCTCCCACTTATTTCCGGTCTATTTGTGTAAAACGTGTAATGATCTAGTAAGTGCTGCTAAATACTGCTTATGCAGTTACACTACCATTGTTAAAGCTAGAATAATTTTTATTTATAGATCGTGAAGAACAATCTTTCCTGGGAGTTAATTAAAATTCTTCACTTCAATTCCCAAACACACCAAGAAGAAGTACACGCCCCGCCATTATCGGCCCTTAAAGAGCGTGACTGGAAGGCATTGAAAGAACTTTTTGACAGGAAAGATGGTGATGAAATTGAAGCAGATATCAACAGTAAATTGTGTTTGATGGTTCCAGAACCATGTTGGGAAGATGAACCCTTTGATTTCTTGCGCGAATATCTTTAATGATTTTTTGGTGGTTAGTGGGTAGAGACACGATGTTCCTCGTGTCTGTACATTAGTGGTTAGTGGTTAGTCGTTACTCCTCCACTCCTTACACCCCACCCTTACCTTAAGCCGCTACGCGTCTACACACCCCTCACACCCCTTACACCCCTCACACCGCTACCTCCCCATCACCCCATTCAAGCGACTTAGAAAAGTACGCAGGCGATCGCTTTGGGGATTTGAGATCACTTCACTAGCCGGGCCTTGTTCTGCCACAATGCCTTTATCCATGAAGATAACGCGATGTGCCACTTCACGAGCAAATTGCATTTCGTGGGTAACAACTACCATTGTCATGCCCTCGGTTGCTAATTCCTGCATAACTTGCAAAACTTCTCCCACCAGTTCTGGATCTAGGGCGCTGGTGGGTTCATCGAATAGCATAATTTGGGGA
Above is a genomic segment from Fischerella sp. JS2 containing:
- a CDS encoding DUF6174 domain-containing protein, whose product is MPSAITSITIGKTQKSVNHYLGSPNAPQTLTALENKIDAVANSQQWTGVKNQPIPNPSDYNSTQLQKNRQLWNQQKLSHYRYTFRRSCFCAPKATEPAVIEVRNGKVVSITDANTGKPVGSEIFQKYNSIPKLFDVIQNAIARNASSLTVKYNPKLGYPTQINIDYDQQMADEEVYLTIEKLEAIN
- a CDS encoding TMEM165/GDT1 family protein, translated to MNWHLLGLSFITVFLSELGDKSQLAAIALSGRSQSPRAVFLGTAGALLLTSLLGALAGGAVAEFLPTRLLKAIAAVGFAILAVRLLWFNNETSQDEL
- a CDS encoding DUF2808 domain-containing protein — encoded protein: MRFPFLLGTALTLVIAIAPDAVLKTQAVQLRDGTVYFVQPPSLQGATTTYKTTYAWGATYYFTINLPENAGEPLQKITINQYEGADRVRFDLEDTVAFEGQPRHKGEKLQLQDVTSDRKTRTVSLTFDPPIPPGKTITIGLKPYQNPGVSGVYLFGVKAFPAGEKSYGQFLGYGRLQFYSPTFL
- a CDS encoding BON domain-containing protein codes for the protein MKKLIPFLLGGILVIGAAGCEPPSRTSTNAPDNANENVSAPTQQTAQQNQQDATSETRKDQIESDIRAREQRNNITDGDADRNDDDLESEVRGKLEANLPASQLTVDAEDGVVKIAGTVPTQEQLNKVPTLAQEIKGVKSVDAKNVKVAPATPAPNNNQ
- a CDS encoding HAMP domain-containing sensor histidine kinase, coding for MYKWILPSLSEVLVDSQSNMGFGSSAKAQQQWRLCVAATQQLLLDALTTLDGDVAQGLVLAAPAPVFDDPKLTQKLQSITFTAEPFNHLALMPFQMSDQEVAIAAEATICNKSILPLLKTDPLAKEQFCLIFTKKFRLVLVLAEENGQKAFFFSFDSEVVQQAWRALSARVMLNNPNLFAELEETVQNYYPTAPDYRTIMQFSQLLLAELPEQEGTRDWGLGAREAIEGSLEQDQKAEINSCYSASPKHDVEMLQAFAHEVRTPLTTIRTITRLLLKQRDLPTNVIKRLKVIDRECTDQIDRMELLFRAAELETSATDKATSTQLTAMSLEQVLQASIPRWQEAASRRNLKLDVVLPQDLPTVVSNPTMLDRVLTGLIENFTRNLPTGSHIQVQVIPAGDQLKLQLLPLVGDNDAAVVSNCAPPIRKALGQLLMFQPETGTISLNLNATKHLFQAIGGKLIVRERPRYGEILTVFLPLEGSEKQGNSKFKIQHSKV
- a CDS encoding TMEM165/GDT1 family protein codes for the protein MSAASTSQYNSVETRPSASLYSTTQQKIAENIDSNTSITTVTSPSPTVVDCTQKQTPITIFATTFLTIFLAEIGDKTQLSTLLMSAESHSPWVVFVGSAAALITTSLLGVLLGSWIASRLSPKTVEKAAGVILLLISLMLFWDVIY
- a CDS encoding CYTH domain-containing protein, yielding MAKEIERKFLVKGNDWRKLAEGSVYRQGYIATQKEATVRVRIVGNQGYLTIKGPSVKCSRSEFEYSIPIEDAQEILDKLCDRPLIEKTRYKIDWGSLIWEVDEFEGVNKGLILAEVELTQETQQIELPPWIGEEVSEDPRYFNSNLVKNPFSQWGG
- a CDS encoding general stress protein — encoded protein: MVVGKHQRAVGVFSNRNAAEHALTELRDAGFSMNKVSVIVKDSDRTGDLAGVNTQERVGNKADEGATAGAVTGGILGGLTGLLVGLGTLAIPGVGPILLAGELATTLATTAAGAGIGAAAGGLLGALIGLGIPEERARVYNDRVSRGDYLVIVEGTEEEIRRAESILRNRGIEEFGIYNAPVANADSGYVNPATSAVDTTRTDVRPNVVDNDPKVTIIDRRDSTL
- a CDS encoding DUF488 domain-containing protein yields the protein MELFTIGHSNYSIETFITLLQKHQITALADVRSHSYSRYLPHFNYAELKLALLNAGIHYVFLGRELGARPSDLSCYVEGKAVYEKIASTQQFKEGIQCLLKGVENYR